In Leguminivora glycinivorella isolate SPB_JAAS2020 chromosome 17, LegGlyc_1.1, whole genome shotgun sequence, the DNA window agacgcgacggcgacggtcgcgcgacggttgcgcgaccgtcgcccacgcaagacactgcgtaaggatggaaaccggccgtgcgtctaagagtccgatggtagaatggggacggtctcagaggaaaaaatgggacggtggaataagctcgtgtagctcttgagcacaatccccgaagtgcaacctgtaaaacaccgacagacacTGGCGACTACCAGATTTTTGTATATCTCTAGAAGTTTAAACATATTTCTTTTCTCCATTCCAGCTATACTCAATCCTTGCCCTAGCCCAATGCCTGGCCATACTCAGCGGGTGGCCTCACGACCCAAACGTCGACCCAAACAACGCGTCCGTAGCCTATGGCTCATGGGCCTATGGCTTAGTGGTGATCGTTAGCATCGTGCATTCTGTGACGCTGTTCCTGTCTACTGTCATGCTAATTGGCGCTTTGAAGGTAAGATATATCATTCTCATTCTTAGTATTATATGATCTGTGCTAGTAGGTTAAATAATAAATGACTTAGGTGTAGGTGTAGCCGATTTTGCATTTATATCCTATGGCTCATGGGCCTATGGCCTAGTGGTGGTCATTAGCATCGTGCATTCTGTGACGTTGTTCCTGACTACTATCATGCTGATTGGCGCTTTGAAGGTGAAGAATATTCCACATACTTCTACTGAATGGCTATTGTATTACTAAAGATTTAGACTTGGCTACCAAACGTTGAGAACGCATCTGTAGCCTATGGCTTAGTGGTAATCGTGCATTCTGTGACGTTGTTGATTGGAGCTCTGAAGGTGAGAATCTAAATCAGGGGTTCTCTGGTATATAattatgcctgtttgccaccgacgtggtataaaaaaatatcagctcacTTGGAAGCGGCATTGAAATAACTCACGTGAATTCTCGTAGCATCTCAGGACCTTGGCTTCtctcactttttttttcttagattccCTACGACACTTTACTTACTATACTTACTCCTTtagctcagcgacccaaaacaTGATCTGACACAAGACATAATTTATGCGGTAAACTGATATCCCGGATACCAGGATGGACCATAGTCGCTGGGCGAGACGAACTATGGTGTGGAAGCCCGCTAACACCCGCGGTCGTGGCAAGCCGCCCCTTAGATGGAGTAATGACATCTGTcaactagctggcgataactggatggcaatggaccgacaagcgtggaggaatggagaggacgCCTATGTCTGAAGACGAGCGCTTtaaaggctgctatagatagatagatagaaacTGATATCGATCAGCTACGATTTTTTAACTGTTATAGATTTGAAGTTTGACGTTCTACTGCTGCCCAACCATGGCTTTCCTCGATCTTTGGCTTCTCTCAAGATTCCTTTGTATAATCGTCTAAACGAATTAATCGTGTCGATAGTTTGACTATTTCTCTTTCCCCTCCTTGGGATAGTCAGGTATCCGCGGACGGTTTGCTGTATTTTTTGTTGGATACTATGGATCGCCTGACTCTGCCCATTCTTAATTGTGATAGTAAGGTATCCGCGGACCCTCCTTGTTAATATCAAATTTGTGTGTTTCCAGGAAGACCCCCGGCTCATGCGGCCCTGGGTGATCTGGACGTCCATCCAGGTGATGTGCTACATGCTGTTGTTCGTCTTCTTCCTGGTGAACAACTTCTCTGACACCAGCTTCACGGTCTACGTCATTGAGCTACTTAGCTTGCGTAAGTTTAATTAAACTTTTCTTCGACTTACAATTATTGAGCCTTAAAGGTAAATAATGACAAAAGATTGCACGTAAGATGTAAGGGAGATGAGAATGTCAAGATGGATATTATGTGGTGGTGAAGGTTATAAAAATAGATAAGGTAACAAATTAGTAGTAGGCTATAAAGTCTAATCCAGAGCAGAAAAAGAAAGGGTGAATGAATCACCTAGCGTCGTAGAGGCCTGTGACAcagcaaaaaatgtaaatgggAGGGCGAGATGTGGTTTATGAGATGAGAGATGACAATTGTGAAACAGGAAAAGGTATAAGACTGAGGATTTACCAacaattataatatatatgttgGGATTTATTCCTTCATGCAGGTACCTACAATGCGATGCATTATTTATCTACTGagttgatctgatgatggacaGAAGAGGGAGCCAAAACGAGAGAAGTCTGTGATGAAACTTAACTAGGTACTAATTTTCTCGGTGATAATTCAAGTCTTGCCAGAGATGTGAAATTTTTCTATCAGTCGCTGATAtttctgtttaaaaaaaaaggtcagcgggcgctacgagtccttatACGTCAAaaacagctgtgacctgggtggccaaGCGGAAACAGGCATCTAccgcgattgcagggtacgctggttcgattccagcactggaggccttggtcactttttctttcatatgtgtaatttatttcggttttagtAAAAAAAGGTTTAATGAATTTACGTTTTACTTCCAGTGGTCCACTGCTACATGCTGATCCTTGTCGCGAGCTACTATAAACAGCTGGAGGAAGAGCGAGATGAAAGACTTAAGAGCCTCATCAACAAAGACATCTGGCACGAATACGCGTAACTGGTTAAGAGTCACACGAAccagcagggctagcacatgattggcacgaaatgaggaggcacactcaaatattatgacagatggcgccaccttattagtctattgcacagataaagaatttcatacgtgagagtgagaacgagaagaagatatttttttctctctgacataattattataaagaaatttcaatttcaatttcaatatgaatgacagtgacatgcctagacacttccacaggcgccgcctggcgggataaaatgtcagtgtgcctcctaaTTATGTCGTGACATAGACtatccgtccttatgtcattaagaCAATTGGagaaagacgtgtgatctatgtcATGTCGAGCTATTGTTGCGCCCATCACATGCTAGCGTGCTGATTAAAATACAACACACCTAAGGGTTAATTTAAACGGTATGAGATCTCGCATGCGACTTTCATTACAATGCAGAATTTGATCGGTCTGATGAATTGGATGGAACGTCAACAATCCGCAATATAAGTAAAATTTGTTTGCAAGTTGTCGAATCGTTAAGCCAGCCTCTACCatttttttgacgttttagaatacgttacacAATCGATAGTGACACggaaaatatatgtattttttatttggttAGTTAAGTTAAGCGGTGTACTCACATTTCTTTTTTCCtgtttattgtatttatatgtTGTGACGTGGAtacaaataaagttatttatctatttatctatCTCCTTCTAGTAGGTCACCGTTTAGGAACGCTGTA includes these proteins:
- the LOC125235639 gene encoding uncharacterized protein LOC125235639 isoform X1, with the protein product MYKQFPFSMENIPRQTGFGCFSLKIGSIFSALLVILYSILALAQCLAILSGWPHDPNVDPNNASVAYGSWAYGLVVIVSIVHSVTLFLSTVMLIGALKEDPRLMRPWVIWTSIQVMCYMLLFVFFLVNNFSDTSFTVYVIELLSLLVHCYMLILVASYYKQLEEERDERLKSLINKDIWHEYA
- the LOC125235639 gene encoding uncharacterized protein LOC125235639 isoform X2, whose translation is MYKQFPFSMENIPRQTGFGCFSLKIGSIFSALLVILYSILALAQCLAILSGWPHDPNVDPNNASVAYGSWAYGLVVIVSIVHSVTLFLSTVMLIGALKEDPRLMRPWVIWTSIQVMCYMLLFVFFLVNNFSDTSFTVYVIELLSLLVHCYMLILVASYYKQLEEERDERLKSLINKDIWHEYA
- the LOC125235639 gene encoding uncharacterized protein LOC125235639 isoform X3 encodes the protein MENIPRQTGFGCFSLKIGSIFSALLVILYSILALAQCLAILSGWPHDPNVDPNNASVAYGSWAYGLVVIVSIVHSVTLFLSTVMLIGALKEDPRLMRPWVIWTSIQVMCYMLLFVFFLVNNFSDTSFTVYVIELLSLLVHCYMLILVASYYKQLEEERDERLKSLINKDIWHEYA